The genomic segment GGCGGGATGGGGGTCGTGTACCTCGCCCGCGACGAGAAGCTCGGCCGTGACATCGCCATCAAGGTGCTTCCTCCCGAGCTCGCCGCTTCGGATGACCGGCGGGTGCGCTTCGAGCGGGAGGCGCGAGCCGTCGCCGCGCTCAACCATCCGAACATCGTCACCATCCACTCCATCGAGGAAGCGGACGGGGTCTCGTTCATCACGATGGAGCTCGTCGCCGGCCGAAGACTCCGCGAGCTCATCGAGCTCGGGCCGCTGCCAACGAACCGGATCGTCGCCATCGCTCGGCAAATCGGAAGCGGTCTCCAGTCGGCTCACGATGCCGGGGTGCTCCACCGCGACCTCAAGCCCGACAACGTTTTGATCGGCAAGAGCGATCACGTCAAGATTCTCGATTTCGGGCTCGCCAAGCTCTTTTCACCGACGTCGGTCGACACCGAGTCCGCCACGATGGTGCGCGACGCTTCGAGCCCGGGAATGACCCTGGGTACGGTCGGCTATATGTCTCCCGAGCAGGCCCTGGGAAAGAGCCTGGGCCCCGCCACCGACATCTTCGCGCTCGGGGTCATCCTCTACGAGATGAGCACCGGCGTGCCTCCGTTCCGCGGCGAGACCCTCGCCGCTCTCTTCGACGCCCTCCTGCACGAGACGCCCGCGTCTCCCAGAACGCTGCGCTCCGACTTGCCCGCCGAGCTGGTCGTGGTGATCGAAAGGGCCCTCGCGAAAGACCCGGCACGCCGTTTCCGGAGCGCCGGTGAGCTGGTCGACGCTCTATCCGATCCCAGCCGAGCCCCGCTTCCCACGACGAAGGAGACGGCGGCGTCCATCGTCGTCCTTCCTTTCCTCGACCTGAGCCCGGAGCAAGACCAGCAGTATTTCTGCCACGGCCTTTCCGAGGAGCTCATCGGCCGTCTCGCCCAGGTCTCCGGTCTGCAGGTCGTCGCCCGAACTTCCGCCTTCGCTTTCGAGGGCAAAGGACTCGACGTCCGCGAGGTCGGATCGCGGCTCAACGTAGGAACCGCGCTCGAGGGGAGCGTGCGCAAAGCGGGAGATCGCGTTCGCGTCAGCGTCCAGCTCGTGGACACCGGCAATGGGTACCAGCTCTGGAGCCAGCGTTTCGACCGCGAGCTCGAAGACGTCTTTGCCATACAGGACGAGATCGCCGAACGGATTGCCGAGGAGCTCCGTGCCGAGATCGCACCCGCGGCCCCATCCAAGCCAGGTCTCGAAGCCTACGAGGCCTACCTCGAAGGCAAATATGCCTTGCACAAGTGGAGCGACATCTGGGTCGAGAAGGCCATCGAGAGCTTCGAGCTCGCCACGAAACTCGACCCCGCTTACGCCTCCGCTCACGCGGCTCTGGCCGAGTGCTACGTCTGGCTCTATTCCGGCCTCGGGATTCTGGCGGCACGAGATACGATTCCGAAGGCCAAGACGGCAATCGCCCGAGCGCTCGAGCTCGATCCCGGCCTGGCCGAGGCCCAGAAAGTTCGCGGGCTCATCGCCATCTACCACGACTGGGATCGGCGCGTCGCCGAGGAGTCTTTTGCGCGGGCGCTGAGCGTCAAACCCAACGCCGCCGATCTGCACGTATGGAACGCATGGCGTCTTGCCGTTTTGGAACGGCGTTACGACGACGCGCTCGTCGAGCTTCATGAGGCGCAGCGCCTCGACCCGCTGGACCTTCAGGTCAAGACGCAACTCGGCTACGTCTACTACTTCCTCCACGACCTCGATCGGGCGGCGGAACAATTTCTCCGCGTGGTGGCCCTCGACCCTCATTTCGCTTTCGCCCACTACGGTCTCGGGGATACCTACGCGCAGCAGGGGCGTTACGACGAGGCGATCGCCGAGCTTCAGGAGTCGATTCGCCTGGGTGGCCGTTCGGCGAACCACGTCGGTGTTCTCGGATATACGCACGGGCTCGCCGGCCACGCGTCCACCGCGAGAGCGCTTCTGGAAGAATTGACGGATCGGCAGACCGAAGGCTACGTCAGCTCGATGTGGATCGCGCTCGTGCACCTCGGTCTGGGCGATTACGATGCGCTCTTCCGCTGGCTCGACCGGTCGTTCGAAGCGCGCGATGGCGCGCTCGTTCTGATCAACGCCGCCATCGAGCTCGACCCGGTTCGGCAGGATCCGCGCTTCCGATTCCTCCTCGAAAGGATGGGACTCTCCTAGAGTGCTCAAGGCCGTGGCGGGACCCGTAATCGATCGTGCCGCCACGGCTCGGGCTGCTTACGGCGCGGCCAGCGCGCCGGGCTCGCTCCGCTCGCGCAGGGTGGGTTGAGTTTTTCATCACCCTGCTAGGCCTGCTCTCACCTGAGGTAACATGTTCTCGGAGGAGCTTGCCATGGGCGAAATGACCCGCGACACCCGGCGCGACCTGCGGATCGACGGCAAGCGACTCATGAGACGGCTCGAGGAGCTCGCGCGGGAAGGAGCTCGTGACGACGGCGGATGCAACCGGCTCGCGTTCACCGAGGCCGACAAGGCGGGACGGGACGTGGTGACGGGCTGGATGCGCCAGCTAGGCCTCGACGTGAGTGTAGATGCTATC from the Vicinamibacteria bacterium genome contains:
- a CDS encoding protein kinase — protein: MELPSLFDPRLVQGDTRREPLQVWPLGVSSTLRVSLVGRTLAHYRVLEELGSGGMGVVYLARDEKLGRDIAIKVLPPELAASDDRRVRFEREARAVAALNHPNIVTIHSIEEADGVSFITMELVAGRRLRELIELGPLPTNRIVAIARQIGSGLQSAHDAGVLHRDLKPDNVLIGKSDHVKILDFGLAKLFSPTSVDTESATMVRDASSPGMTLGTVGYMSPEQALGKSLGPATDIFALGVILYEMSTGVPPFRGETLAALFDALLHETPASPRTLRSDLPAELVVVIERALAKDPARRFRSAGELVDALSDPSRAPLPTTKETAASIVVLPFLDLSPEQDQQYFCHGLSEELIGRLAQVSGLQVVARTSAFAFEGKGLDVREVGSRLNVGTALEGSVRKAGDRVRVSVQLVDTGNGYQLWSQRFDRELEDVFAIQDEIAERIAEELRAEIAPAAPSKPGLEAYEAYLEGKYALHKWSDIWVEKAIESFELATKLDPAYASAHAALAECYVWLYSGLGILAARDTIPKAKTAIARALELDPGLAEAQKVRGLIAIYHDWDRRVAEESFARALSVKPNAADLHVWNAWRLAVLERRYDDALVELHEAQRLDPLDLQVKTQLGYVYYFLHDLDRAAEQFLRVVALDPHFAFAHYGLGDTYAQQGRYDEAIAELQESIRLGGRSANHVGVLGYTHGLAGHASTARALLEELTDRQTEGYVSSMWIALVHLGLGDYDALFRWLDRSFEARDGALVLINAAIELDPVRQDPRFRFLLERMGLS